In a genomic window of Mesoplasma tabanidae:
- a CDS encoding glycerol-3-phosphate acyltransferase — translation MFPYLGIIIASIFGYLLGSVLWSVPVTRWVKGVSIYEVGSNNPGATNTVRILGKRWGLAVALLDGFKVLITAAFAIGLSMIPNELFSKTSYFIPCIFVLIGHCWPIWFKFRGGKAVSCFLGLLIVVNYLYFLIFFIVWWIFAFKYRKVSLSSIIGTATILLLMWLPWTYGVMNYSIFNGYDSFIVAWNEHIVFSFYNFFHKFSSEIHGTNFADGMLTGQIVILIGMVILVLRHKTNIIKLKNKTEEPIYPKKQKNTKM, via the coding sequence ATGTTTCCCTATTTAGGAATTATTATTGCTTCAATCTTTGGTTATTTATTGGGTAGTGTTCTTTGATCAGTTCCTGTTACTAGATGAGTTAAAGGCGTAAGCATATACGAAGTTGGTTCAAACAATCCTGGAGCTACTAATACTGTTAGAATATTAGGAAAAAGATGAGGTTTAGCAGTTGCATTACTAGATGGATTTAAAGTTTTAATAACTGCAGCATTTGCTATTGGTTTGTCAATGATACCAAATGAATTATTTAGTAAAACAAGTTATTTTATTCCGTGTATTTTTGTTTTAATTGGGCATTGTTGACCAATTTGATTTAAATTTAGAGGTGGTAAAGCTGTTAGTTGTTTCTTAGGGTTATTAATTGTTGTAAATTACTTATATTTCTTAATATTTTTTATTGTTTGATGAATATTTGCATTTAAATACCGTAAAGTTAGTTTATCTTCAATTATAGGAACAGCAACAATTTTATTGTTAATGTGATTACCTTGAACCTATGGAGTAATGAACTATAGTATATTCAATGGTTATGATTCATTTATTGTCGCTTGGAATGAACATATTGTATTTAGTTTTTACAATTTCTTTCATAAGTTTTCTTCAGAAATACATGGAACTAATTTTGCAGATGGAATGCTAACAGGTCAAATAGTGATTTTAATAGGTATGGTCATTTTAGTTCTAAGACACAAGACAAATATTATTAAATTAAAAAATAAAACAGAGGAACCAATATATCCAAAAAAACAAAAAAATACTAAAATGTAG
- a CDS encoding isochorismatase family protein: protein MNKALIIVDYQFDFVDPSGKLYVPTAETKKEYIESLITEYKTNNNLVVATKDVHPVDHYSFSEWGAHCITGTKGTNLYFNDLQVDKIIKKGTNKNTESYSAFFDEAGNSNNLDEYLKVNNITSLTIVGVALEVCVKATFDHAIELGYETIIDLKGCAGFQDKK from the coding sequence ATGAATAAAGCTTTAATAATAGTTGATTATCAATTTGATTTTGTTGATCCAAGTGGAAAATTGTACGTACCAACTGCTGAAACTAAAAAAGAATATATAGAATCATTAATTACAGAATATAAAACTAATAATAATCTTGTTGTTGCAACTAAAGATGTTCATCCTGTTGATCATTATTCTTTTTCTGAATGAGGTGCACATTGTATTACTGGTACAAAAGGTACTAATTTATATTTTAATGATTTACAAGTTGATAAGATTATTAAAAAAGGAACTAATAAAAATACAGAAAGTTATAGCGCATTTTTTGATGAAGCAGGAAATTCAAATAATTTAGATGAATATTTAAAAGTAAACAATATAACTAGTTTAACAATAGTTGGAGTTGCTCTGGAAGTTTGTGTAAAAGCAACATTTGATCATGCAATTGAATTAGGTTATGAAACTATTATTGACTTGAAAGGTTGTGCAGGTTTTCAAGATAAAAAATAA
- a CDS encoding S1 RNA-binding domain-containing protein, with the protein MNKVISVKISDIAPFGAFAIFELDGKQYKGLIHISEIANTFVNDINDFVKVGQDVEVLILELNDEKAQAKLSIKKVNA; encoded by the coding sequence ATGAACAAAGTTATCTCAGTTAAAATTTCTGATATTGCTCCTTTTGGTGCATTTGCTATTTTTGAATTAGACGGTAAACAATACAAAGGTTTAATCCATATTAGTGAAATTGCTAACACTTTTGTAAACGACATTAACGATTTCGTTAAAGTTGGTCAAGACGTTGAAGTTCTAATCTTAGAATTAAACGATGAAAAAGCTCAAGCAAAATTATCAATCAAAAAAGTTAACGCTTAA